A segment of the Terribacillus aidingensis genome:
CTGTCTGGTTGTAGGTGTAATCCTCATCATTATTGCAATGCTGCTTGATGAGCGAAAGAAAGGAAGAAAAGAAGCATGAGTCAGTTTGACCATACAGTCGCAGCCGAGGAAGCGGGTTTGCGCATCGATAAACTGTTATCTGATATCCAGGAGGATGTTTCCCGGAGTCAGGCTCAGAGCTGGATCAAAGAGGATCTGGTTACTGTGAACGGCACTAAAGTAAAGAATAAGTATACTGTGCAAGAAGGGGACGTGATCGAGTGGTCGATTCCGGAACCTGAAGAAATGAAAATCGAAGCGGAGAATATCCCGCTTGAGATCATTTATGAAGATGCAGATATTGCAGTTGTGAATAAGCCGCGAGGAATGGTTGTACATCCATCCAACGGTCATCAGACTGGTACGATGGTTCACGCGCTGCTATATCATCTTAAAGATCTATCCGGTATCAATGGAACGATGCGTCCGGGGATCGTACATCGTATCGATAAGGATACAAGCGGCCTTCTAGTCGTCGCTAAGCATGATAAAGCGCACCAAAAATTGACAGATATGCTGAAGGAACATGACATTGAACGGAAGTACCGTGCCATTGTTCATGGTGTGATCGATCACGAGTTTGGCACAATTGAAGCGCCAATTGGACGTGACCCAAATGACCGTCAGAAAATGGCTGTCGTAGAAAATGGAAAACCTGCAGTGACGCATTTTGAGGTGCTGGAACGTTTTGATGAATTCACTTATTTGGAATGTAAGCTGGAGACAGGCAGAACACATCAGATTCGTGTGCATATGCAATACATCGGTTATCCGCTTGCTGGAGACCCTAAATACGGTCCGCGCAGAACGTTGGATATCGGTGGCCAAGCGCTGCATGCTGCTGTTCTTGGCTTCAACCACCCTATCTCTGGTGAATGGATGCATTTCGAAGCTCCTGTTCCTGACGTGTTCCAAGATGAATTGGACAAGTTGAAGTTCAATGCTTGACAGTCGTTCTCTGACATGCGATACTTAATGCAGTTGAATAAGAACCTTTAAGACAGTCCAGAGAGGCTGATAAGGAAGCGGAGAAGAACGGGATACGTATAGTATCCAAGCCCCTTATTGCCTCATGGTGATAAGGGGCTTTTTCGTAGCTTCAAAGGAAGGTGGGAAGAAAATGAATAAGAAAGCAACCCTGCTGGATCAGGCTGCAATTGGGCGTGCGCTCACACGGATTGCACATGAAATCCTAGAACGCAATAAAGGACCGGAAAATTTGGTTCTTGTCGGTATCCAGACCAGAGGTGTTCCCATCGCGAAACGCCTGCAGCAGAAGATAGAAGGAATCGAAAAAGTGACTGTACCGCTTGAAGAAGTGGATATCACGTTGTACCGGGATGACTTGGCACATGCTTCCGATAATCAGGAACCGATGGTGCAGCCAGTGAAGCTCGGAACAGATTTAACGAATAAGAATGTCATCTTGATTGATGATGTATTATACACAGGAAGAACAGTGAGAGCTGCAATGGATGCAATCATGGACGCGGGACGTCCAGCGCAGATCCAACTAGCAGTTCTGATCGACAGAGGACATCGGGAACTGCCGATTCGGGCCGATTATATCGGAAAGAACATTCCGACCTCGCAATCGGAAGTCATCGTTGTCGAGTTGGAAGAGACAGATGATTACGAGAGCGTCGATATTTACGAAAATGAATAAGGACCTTTAATGGAAGTCCAGAGAGGCTTACAAGGTCGCAAGCAACAACGTAGTCACGGAAGTGGCAGACGTGTGCCTCTTTGCGACCATAATCGCGAAGAGGCTTTTTTTATAGGGAAAAAGAGGAGAGAAACAGATGAAGCCAGCATTAAACATACACGACATACCAAAATGGAATCAATGGATCATATTCAGCTTACAGCATTTATTCGCAATGTTCGGTGCCACTATTCTGGTGCCGGCACTCACCGGGCTTGATCCGGCAGTAGCACTTGTGTCAAGCGGTGTCGGCACACTCGCATTCATCCTGATTACAAGGGGGACAGTGCCAGCTTATCTAGGATCAAGCTTCGCTTTCATCTATCCGATCACACAGGCGATTGAAACTGCCGGAATCGGCGGCGCCATGATTGGCAGCTTTTTCGCAGGTCTTGCTTACGGCGTCGTTGCGATCGCCATCCGTCTCGGCGGAATGAGAAGTATCATTAAACTGCTTCCGCCGATTGTTGTTGGACCAGTCATCATCGTCATCGGTCTGGCACTGGCGCCGACTGCGGTGGATATGGCAATGAATGCACCTGATACAGGGGAATACAGCACAAAATACTTCACAATTGCACTGGTCACATTAGCAATAACAGTAGCAGCGTCCATCTTCCTGAAAGGATTTCTTGGATTGATTCCGGTCTTGATCGGAATCATCGGCGGGTATATTTTCGCGCTAACGCAAGGAATTGTTGACACAAGCGGAGTACAGGCAGCCTGGAACCAAATCGTTACAGCGGATAGCATCGGTGCTTTCTTCAGCGGAATCTTCACGGTACCGAACTTTACCATCCCGTTTGTTGATTACAACGTCACTGATGTATTCAGCTGGCAGCTTTTCTTCACGATGGTGCCTATCGCGGTTGTAACAGTCTCCGAACATATCGGACACCAGCTGGCATTATCCAAGATTGTCGATCAAAACATGCTCGTCAAGCCAGGATTGCATACTTCTTTGGCGGGTGATGGAATCGCGACAATGATCGCATCTGTGCTTGGCGGTCCGCCAAACACAACTTATGGGGAAAACATCGGGGTACTGGCGATCACAAGAGTATTCAGTGTATTCGTCATCGGGGGTACAGCAGTACTTGCTATTCTATTCGGATTCACGGGCTTGATCACTGCTCTAATCAGCTCAGTACCCTCAGCAGTCATGGGTGGGGTGAGCATCATGCTCTTTGGGATCATCGCTGCAAGCGGTCTTCGAACGATGATCGACAGCCAGCTTGATCTTGGCGACAAACGTAACTTGATCATCAGCTCAATCATCTTGGTCATCGGAATCGGCGGAGCTTTCCTTCGCTTCCAGATAGCCGATTTAGACTTGGAGATTAACAGCATGGCATTAGCAGCACTAGTTGGTGTCGTCTTGAACCTTGTATTGCCGGGTAAAGCATCCGGTCTTGGAAACGGCAGTCTGTTCACAGTCGAGGATCAGAAACAAGCATCCAAATAAGGAGGAGAAGGACATGAAGCATTTCGTATCGATGAAGCATCTTACTGCAGGGGAACTGCTGCAGCTCGTACAGCTCGCTACAGACATACAGGTACAGGGGGTATCAGGATACAGGGAGCAGCTGTTCGCAGCCAATCTATTCTTCGAGCCGAGCACACGGACGAAGATGAGCTTTACCGTAGCAGAACGGAAACTTGGCCTGGAAGTGCTGGACTTCGCCGCAGAGGCATCCAGCGTGACCAAAGGCGAGACCGTCTATGACACCGCTAAGACCCTTCAATCGATCGGCGCTTCGGTCCTTGTAATCCGTCATCCAGAGGAACAAACAGCTGCAATGCTTGCTGAAAAGCTGGATATACCGGTTATTAATGCCGGTGATGGAAAAGGGGAGCACCCGACACAATGCTTGCTTGATCTGATGACAATATATCAGGAGTATGGACGCTTCAAGGACTTGAAAATCGTCATTGCCGGTGACATCCGTCATAGCCGGGTTGCCAGAAGCAATGCAATGGCACTGCGCAAATTGGGGGCGCACGTCTTTGCAGCAGGCAAGCCGGAATGGATGGATGAAACACTTGGAATACCGGTATTGAGTATGGATGATGCAGTGGAACAATGTGATGTGATGATGCTGCTTCGTATTCAGTTTGAGCGTCATGAATCAAAAGGAGAAGCATCTGGATATTTGGAACAATACGGACTGACGAAAGCCAGGGAACAAAAGATGCAGCAGCACGCGATCATTATGCACCCGGCGCCAGTCAATCGCGGCATCGAAATAGACGACAGTCTCGTGGAAGCACCACGCTCGAGGATATTCCGTCAAATGGAAAACGGCGTAGCAGCACGAATGGCAGTTATCATTACACTATTGGAAGGATGGGGAATCAAGCATGGCTACAATCTTAACAAACGCGAAGCAGTTAACAGCTGATCAGACACTGGAAGAAGTAATGGTGAAAATCGAGGATGGTATTATCACTGAAATTGCCAGTCAAATCGAGATTACAGCAGAAGATCATGTAGAGGATCTAGAAGGTCAGCTAGTAACAGCAGGCTTTGTGGATGTCCATGTACATTTGCGTGAACCAGGTGCAGAAAAGAAGGAAACGATTGAAACAGGTACAAAAGCTGCAGCTCGAGGCGGATTCACGACAGTAGCTGCCATGCCTAACCTCAGACCAGCACCAGATTGTCCAGAAACGCTCCAATCCATCATGGCTCGAAATAAAGAAAGCGGCGTAGTCCGTGTACTGCAATATGCTGCTATCACGAAACAGCAGCTGGGCCGTGAAATAGTGGACATGGAAAACATGAAAGAAGCTTTTGCCTTTACGGATGATGGTCTTGGAATCCAATCGGCTGGGATGATGCTGGAGACAATGCAGCGAGCAGCAAAGCTTGGAATTCCAGTTGTGGCGCATTGCGAAGATGACAGTCTCGTTCCAGGTGGCGTCATGCACGAAGGTACAGCGAGCAAACGACTTGGTTTGCCGGGTATCAATAGCGTTTCCGAGTCAGTACATATCGCCCGTGATATTCTGCTGGCCGAAGCTGCTGGATGTCATTATCATATCTGCCACGTGAGCACAAAAGAATCTGTCCGGGTCATCCGGGATGCTAAACGTGCGGGTATCCGCGTGACTGCTGAGGTTACACCGCATCACTTGCTTCTTATCGATGAAGATATCATAACAGATGACGGAAACTTTAAGATGAATCCGCCACTCAGATCTGAAGCTGATCGTCAGGCACTGATTGAAGGGCTGCTTGATGGAACGATAGATATGATCGCAACAGATCATGCCCCGCACACAGCAGAAGAGAAGAACGTCAGCATGCTGGATGCTTCATTCGGTATCGTTGGCTCAGAAACTGCCTTCAGCCTGCTATACACGCAATTTGTTGAGACAAATATCTTTACGCTCAATCAGCTGATTGATTGGCTAACGATCAAACCTTCACAGGCATTCGGACTGCCATATGGCCGCTTCGAAATAGGTGCAGCGGCAGACTTAGCCGTATTGGACCTAGAAGCAGAAGGAGAAGTAGATCCGGCACAATTCCAATCCAAGGGAACAAACACACCATTCATTGGCTGGCGCTATAAAGGAGAGCCGACGATGACAATCTTTGGCGGAGAAATCGTCTACAGAAAGGAAGCGGTAAAATGAAGAAACGACAACTTATCCTAGAAGACGGTACAGTATTTACTGGCACAGCGTTCGGCAGCGATAACGCATCGAATGGAGAAATCGTCTTCAACACTGGAATGACAGGCTATCAAGAGATTATATCCGACCCTTCCTACTGCGGTCAGATTGTTACACTGACGTATCCACTGATCGGCAACTATGGTATCAACAGTGATGACTTCGAGAGCATCCAGCCATCCATTCAGGCCTTAGTTGTAAAAGAAGCTGCTGCAGCACCTTCTAACTTCCGGAAGCAGCACACAATTGATTCTTTTCTGAAGTTTCATCAAATCCCAGGTATCGCAGGTATCGATACTCGTAAACTGACAAAAATCATCCGCAAACAAGGCGCGATGAAAGCTAGACTGACAGAGGCAGTCGAAACACTTACAGCGGATCCATTCTGGGAAACAATCACACTTCCAAACGATCAAGTACAGCGTATGAGTACAGCCAAGCCTTATGTCGTACCTGGACGCGGCAAACGCATTGTCGTCATGGATTTTGGGATGAAGCACGGCATCCTTCGTGAATTGGCAGCCCGCGACTGTCATATCACAGTTGTACCTTGGCATTACACAGCCGAACAAATCCTCCATTTAAACCCTGATGGCATCATGCTGACGAATGGACCTGGCGATCCGAAAGATGTGGAACCTGCCATACAGACTATTCGTGAGATGATCGGCCAAGTACCTATTTTCGGTATCTGTCTCGGTCACCAGCTGATCGCACTTGCAGCCGGTGCAAATACAGAAAAGCTGAAGTTCGGACATCGGGGCTCCAACCACCCTGTTAAAGACTTGGAAACAGGGAAAACCTACCTTACCTCACAAAATCATGGCTATACAGTCACAAAGGAATCATTGGCTGCGACGGAACTCATTCTGACGCAGGTAGCCTTAAATGACGGCACAGTAGAAGGACTTAAACATAACAAATATCCGGTCATGTGTGTGCAGTACCATCCGGAAGCAGCACCTGGTCCTGAGGATACACGCCATCTATTCGATGACTTTCTTTCCATGACATCACAAAGCAATCAAACATTCAAGGGGGAAGCAACTTATGCCTAAACGCACTGATATCCAGAAGATACTTGTCATCGGTTCAGGACCGATTGTGATCGGGCAAGCGGCAGAATTCGACTATTCCGGAACACAGGCCTGCCAGGCACTGCGTGAAGAAGGATATACCGTCATTCTTGCTAACTCCAATCCTGCTACGATCATGACGGATCATACTGTTGCGGATACTGTTTACATGGAGCCGCTCACGGTTGAATTCCTAAGCAAGATCATCCGTAAGGAACAGCCAGATGCTTTGCTGCCGACACTTGGCGGACAGACTGGATTGAACTTGGCTGTTGCACTTGATAACTCAGGTATTTTAAAGGAATTCGGTGTAGAACTGCTTGGTACATCACTCGAAGCCATTCAGCAGGCCGAGGACAGAGAGCAATTCCGTGATTTGATGCATCAGCTGGGAGAACCAGTACCAGAAAGCCAGATTGTCACAACTGTAGAAGGAGCAGTGGCTTTTTCAGAAGAAATTGGCTTTCCTCTGATTGTACGTCCAGCTTACACGCTTGGCGGAACGGGCGGAGGAATGTGCTATAACCTGGAGGAGCTAAAACAAATCACAAAGAACGGATTAGCGCTTTCTCCGGTGACGCAATGTCTGATTGAACGGAATATTGCCGGGT
Coding sequences within it:
- a CDS encoding carbamoyl phosphate synthase small subunit; the protein is MKKRQLILEDGTVFTGTAFGSDNASNGEIVFNTGMTGYQEIISDPSYCGQIVTLTYPLIGNYGINSDDFESIQPSIQALVVKEAAAAPSNFRKQHTIDSFLKFHQIPGIAGIDTRKLTKIIRKQGAMKARLTEAVETLTADPFWETITLPNDQVQRMSTAKPYVVPGRGKRIVVMDFGMKHGILRELAARDCHITVVPWHYTAEQILHLNPDGIMLTNGPGDPKDVEPAIQTIREMIGQVPIFGICLGHQLIALAAGANTEKLKFGHRGSNHPVKDLETGKTYLTSQNHGYTVTKESLAATELILTQVALNDGTVEGLKHNKYPVMCVQYHPEAAPGPEDTRHLFDDFLSMTSQSNQTFKGEATYA
- the pyrR gene encoding bifunctional pyr operon transcriptional regulator/uracil phosphoribosyltransferase PyrR; the encoded protein is MNKKATLLDQAAIGRALTRIAHEILERNKGPENLVLVGIQTRGVPIAKRLQQKIEGIEKVTVPLEEVDITLYRDDLAHASDNQEPMVQPVKLGTDLTNKNVILIDDVLYTGRTVRAAMDAIMDAGRPAQIQLAVLIDRGHRELPIRADYIGKNIPTSQSEVIVVELEETDDYESVDIYENE
- a CDS encoding RluA family pseudouridine synthase, which encodes MSQFDHTVAAEEAGLRIDKLLSDIQEDVSRSQAQSWIKEDLVTVNGTKVKNKYTVQEGDVIEWSIPEPEEMKIEAENIPLEIIYEDADIAVVNKPRGMVVHPSNGHQTGTMVHALLYHLKDLSGINGTMRPGIVHRIDKDTSGLLVVAKHDKAHQKLTDMLKEHDIERKYRAIVHGVIDHEFGTIEAPIGRDPNDRQKMAVVENGKPAVTHFEVLERFDEFTYLECKLETGRTHQIRVHMQYIGYPLAGDPKYGPRRTLDIGGQALHAAVLGFNHPISGEWMHFEAPVPDVFQDELDKLKFNA
- a CDS encoding dihydroorotase, giving the protein MATILTNAKQLTADQTLEEVMVKIEDGIITEIASQIEITAEDHVEDLEGQLVTAGFVDVHVHLREPGAEKKETIETGTKAAARGGFTTVAAMPNLRPAPDCPETLQSIMARNKESGVVRVLQYAAITKQQLGREIVDMENMKEAFAFTDDGLGIQSAGMMLETMQRAAKLGIPVVAHCEDDSLVPGGVMHEGTASKRLGLPGINSVSESVHIARDILLAEAAGCHYHICHVSTKESVRVIRDAKRAGIRVTAEVTPHHLLLIDEDIITDDGNFKMNPPLRSEADRQALIEGLLDGTIDMIATDHAPHTAEEKNVSMLDASFGIVGSETAFSLLYTQFVETNIFTLNQLIDWLTIKPSQAFGLPYGRFEIGAAADLAVLDLEAEGEVDPAQFQSKGTNTPFIGWRYKGEPTMTIFGGEIVYRKEAVK
- a CDS encoding aspartate carbamoyltransferase catalytic subunit, which codes for MKHFVSMKHLTAGELLQLVQLATDIQVQGVSGYREQLFAANLFFEPSTRTKMSFTVAERKLGLEVLDFAAEASSVTKGETVYDTAKTLQSIGASVLVIRHPEEQTAAMLAEKLDIPVINAGDGKGEHPTQCLLDLMTIYQEYGRFKDLKIVIAGDIRHSRVARSNAMALRKLGAHVFAAGKPEWMDETLGIPVLSMDDAVEQCDVMMLLRIQFERHESKGEASGYLEQYGLTKAREQKMQQHAIIMHPAPVNRGIEIDDSLVEAPRSRIFRQMENGVAARMAVIITLLEGWGIKHGYNLNKREAVNS
- a CDS encoding solute carrier family 23 protein; amino-acid sequence: MKPALNIHDIPKWNQWIIFSLQHLFAMFGATILVPALTGLDPAVALVSSGVGTLAFILITRGTVPAYLGSSFAFIYPITQAIETAGIGGAMIGSFFAGLAYGVVAIAIRLGGMRSIIKLLPPIVVGPVIIVIGLALAPTAVDMAMNAPDTGEYSTKYFTIALVTLAITVAASIFLKGFLGLIPVLIGIIGGYIFALTQGIVDTSGVQAAWNQIVTADSIGAFFSGIFTVPNFTIPFVDYNVTDVFSWQLFFTMVPIAVVTVSEHIGHQLALSKIVDQNMLVKPGLHTSLAGDGIATMIASVLGGPPNTTYGENIGVLAITRVFSVFVIGGTAVLAILFGFTGLITALISSVPSAVMGGVSIMLFGIIAASGLRTMIDSQLDLGDKRNLIISSIILVIGIGGAFLRFQIADLDLEINSMALAALVGVVLNLVLPGKASGLGNGSLFTVEDQKQASK